In one Cytophagia bacterium CHB2 genomic region, the following are encoded:
- a CDS encoding DUF1761 domain-containing protein yields the protein MESINPVAVLAAAAAYFVLGGLWYSPMLFAKPWMALMGTTEEDIKKKGGAGKAYAVALISSLIIAYVLAIFITRVQPANLFSGAETGLMAGLGFSAMTSFTTSTFEDRPLKLFLIDSGYNLVGLVIAGAILGAWH from the coding sequence CGGTATTGGCGGCAGCGGCGGCGTATTTCGTGCTGGGCGGTTTGTGGTATTCGCCCATGTTGTTCGCCAAGCCGTGGATGGCGCTGATGGGCACGACGGAAGAGGACATCAAAAAGAAGGGCGGCGCGGGCAAGGCTTATGCGGTGGCGCTCATCAGCTCGCTGATTATCGCATACGTCCTGGCGATTTTCATCACGCGCGTGCAGCCCGCGAATCTCTTCAGCGGCGCGGAAACCGGCTTGATGGCAGGCCTGGGCTTCAGCGCGATGACGAGCTTCACCACCAGCACATTTGAAGATCGCCCGCTCAAACTTTTTCTCATCGATAGCGGCTATAATCTCGTGGGTCTGGTTATCGCCGGCGCAATTTTGGGCGCTTGGCATTGA